Proteins from one Cryptomeria japonica chromosome 4, Sugi_1.0, whole genome shotgun sequence genomic window:
- the LOC131061183 gene encoding probable LRR receptor-like serine/threonine-protein kinase At1g67720 isoform X2 → MSGMGLTSSGFLNINCGAIDNVTDDNGLLWISDSPFINSRNTSTTRTSETMYLQFWTLAYFPNLTVKKYCYLFPVKPGLNYLVRASFGPDYTVPLARFFDIVIEGIKWSKVDLSGLDNTTFRCDIIILAAKSDSLSLCLARNSQTERNHYVFISSIELRPLESSMYNSTDFQKNALDVVGSINFGAYSDSLQYPDDPFDRLWSSSVALNSTVNITANDDQTKSLGRELVNKPPLNVLRTAIGTEGVTNITLSDIFDDISEPGVYSFALYFCNINMTNATQRFAAFINENQISDYIELKFLQCWQANKDLQLNTSDPINIILQPSTISEVGPFINGAEMFRTLDVHTTTYFGDVVAIRKIAETINVPDDWTRGDPCLPSEYSSTGITCSQDDPPRVIIINLTRMRLEGIIPTNIADLTALTQLLLGNNNLSGHIPDLRLLKNLTKLQLQNNQLTGEIPESLEKLQMLTQLFLQDNKLEGTVSKRLLRSSLDLRVDPQNAIPEGSRKINGWVIGLSIGCSVVLVLVIFSGILLRRHKHPLEHLLTTDVPISSQQHISADENIQNDYHRLAIEYTEEDIKTSTANYSTLIGKGSFGSVFYGRLSGYEVAVKILGSNSTQGQQEFQNEVTVLSRIYHKNLVNLIGYCRQSIMALVYEYMPGGTLTDHLYGVARLVKPLDWNTRLTIAQQTADGLLYLHQGCYPPIIHRDIKCSNILLDNRMSAKVADFGISKLVESSKGYTITEVKGSMGYLDPEYFATSSLNEKTDVYSFGVVLLEIISGVSPKDGTVQSAHNLLSCGKLAELMDSSLGSRYNVESAWKVADIAYQCVEKESTNRPKMSAVVKELEEAVTLASGEKSDSASNTMAFSNIGDMPSPR, encoded by the exons ATGTCAGGCATGGGGTTGACAA GTTCAGGGTTCCTTAACATCAACTGTGGCGCCATCGATAACGTAACAGATGATAATGGCCTACTGTGGATTTCCGATTCCCCTTTCATTAATTCTCGCAACACTTCGACGACGCGTACATCAGAAACCATGTACTTGCAGTTCTGGACATTAGCCTATTTTCCGAATCTGACTGTGAAGAAATATTGCTACCTGTTCCCTGTCAAGCCCGGTCTAAATTACCTAGTTAGAGCATCTTTTGGTCCAGATTACACCGTTCCTTTGGCAAGATTCTTTGACATAGTTATCGAGGGAATCAAGTGGTCTAAAGTCGACCTATCTGGTTTAGACAATACGACTTTCCGATGTGACATTATCATCTTGGCCGCCAAAAGTGATAGTCTGAGTTTATGCCTTGCGCGCAATTCTCAAACAGAACGAAATCATTATGTTTTCATTTCAAGCATTGAACTGCGGCCACTCGAATCTTCTATGTATAATTCAACGGATTTCCAAAAGAATGCCTTAGATGTAGTAGGTAGCATAAATTTCGGTGCATATTCTGACTCACTACA GTACCCGGACGATCCATTTGACCGCCTCTGGTCATCGTCAGTAGCACTGAACAGCACAGTCAATATTACCGCTAATGACGATCAGACAAAATCGTTAGGAAGGGAGTTAGTAAATAAACCACCCCTGAACGTACTGAGGACTGCCATTGGGACGGAAGGAGTCACGAATATAACTCTTTCAGACATATTTGATGATATCTCTGAACCAGGAGTTTACTCTTTTGCACTTTATTTCTGCAACATCAACATGACAAACGCCACACAGAGATTTGCTGCCTTCATTAACGAAAACCAAATATCAGATTATATAGAGCTTAAATTTTTGCAGTGCTGGCAAGCAAATAAAGATTTACAACTTAACACTTCCGATCCTATAAACATTATTTTACAACCCAGTACTATATCGGAGGTAGGACCATTCATAAATGGAGCAGAAATGTTTAGGACATTGGACGTACACACAACCACATACTTCGGAGATG TGGTTGCTATCAGAAAAATAGCAGAGACGATAAATGTTCCAGACGATTGGACAAGAGGAGATCCATGTTTGCCATCTGAATATTCATCAACAGGGATAACCTGCAGCCAAGACGATCCTCCGCGAGTCATTATCAT AAATCTAACAAGAATGCGTCTCGAGGGCATCATACCTACAAATATAGCTGACTTAACAGCATTAACACAGTTG CTGCTAGGAAATAATAATTTGTCCGGCCATATTCCGGACCTCAGATTATTGAAGAATCTTACAAAACT GCAACTGCAAAACAACCAACTTACCGGAGAAATTCCAGAATCACTGGAGAAGCTTCAAATGTTAACTCAACT ATTTCTACAGGACAATAAATTGGAGGGGACCGTCTCAAAAAGATTACTGAGATCGAGCTTAGACCTTCG TGTTGATCCTCAAAATGCTATTCCAGAAGGCAGCCGCAAAATTAATGGTTGGGTGATCGGACTTTCAATTGGGTGTTCGGTAGTGTTGGTTTTAGTCATCTTTTCTGGTATTTTGTTGCGGAGGCACAAACACCCATTGGAACATCTTCTGACCACAGATGTTCCAATTTCATCTCAACAACACATATCTGCAG atgaaaatattcaaaatgatTATCACAGGCTGGCTATTGAATACACAGAGGAAGATATTAAAACTTCTACCGCTAACTATTCCACACTCATTGGTAAGGGAAGCTTTGGATCTGTATTTTATGGCAGACTTTCAGGATATGAGGTTGCGGTCAAAATACTTGGGAGTAATTCTACTCAAGGCCAGCAAGAGTTCCAGAATGAG GTAACCGTACTTTCAAGAATATATCATAAGAATCTTGTAAATCTTATTGGGTATTGCAGACAATCCATAATGGCATTGGTCTATGAATACATGCCGGGTGGAACACTGACTGATCATCTATATG GCGTCGCCAGATTGGTAAAACCGCTTGATTGGAATACGAGACTGACAATTGCTCAACAAACCGCGGATG GTTTGCTCTACCTGCATCAGGGTTGCTATCCTCCAATCATACACAGAGATATAAAGTGTAGTAATATACTGCTGGATAACAGAATGTCTGCAAAGGTAGCTGACTTTGGCATATCAAAACTGGTAGAGAGTTCCAAAGGTTATACAATAACCGAAGTGAAAGGGAGCATGGGTTATCTTGATCCTGA ATACTTCGCAACATCATCATTAAATGAGAAGACCGATGTCTACAGTTTTGGAGTGGTTTTATTGGAGATTATTTCTGGAGTATCACCCAAGGACGGAACTGTACAATCG GCACACAATCTGCTTTCATGTGGCAAACTAGCAGAGCTTATGGATTCCTCATTGGGTAGCCGATATAACGTAGAATCAGCTTGGAAAGTTGCAGACATAGCATACCAGTGCGTGGAAAAGGAGTCAACAAACAGACCCAAAATGAgtgcagtggtgaaagaattggaAGAAGCTGTGACACTTGCATCTGGTGAAAAAAGCGATTCTGCTTCAAATACCATGGCCTTTTCTAATATTGGTGACATGCCCAGCCCTAGGTAG
- the LOC131061183 gene encoding probable LRR receptor-like serine/threonine-protein kinase At1g67720 isoform X1, which translates to MSGMGLTSMCLLLFTIFTGLFSFTLSNPDGSGFLNINCGAIDNVTDDNGLLWISDSPFINSRNTSTTRTSETMYLQFWTLAYFPNLTVKKYCYLFPVKPGLNYLVRASFGPDYTVPLARFFDIVIEGIKWSKVDLSGLDNTTFRCDIIILAAKSDSLSLCLARNSQTERNHYVFISSIELRPLESSMYNSTDFQKNALDVVGSINFGAYSDSLQYPDDPFDRLWSSSVALNSTVNITANDDQTKSLGRELVNKPPLNVLRTAIGTEGVTNITLSDIFDDISEPGVYSFALYFCNINMTNATQRFAAFINENQISDYIELKFLQCWQANKDLQLNTSDPINIILQPSTISEVGPFINGAEMFRTLDVHTTTYFGDVVAIRKIAETINVPDDWTRGDPCLPSEYSSTGITCSQDDPPRVIIINLTRMRLEGIIPTNIADLTALTQLLLGNNNLSGHIPDLRLLKNLTKLQLQNNQLTGEIPESLEKLQMLTQLFLQDNKLEGTVSKRLLRSSLDLRVDPQNAIPEGSRKINGWVIGLSIGCSVVLVLVIFSGILLRRHKHPLEHLLTTDVPISSQQHISADENIQNDYHRLAIEYTEEDIKTSTANYSTLIGKGSFGSVFYGRLSGYEVAVKILGSNSTQGQQEFQNEVTVLSRIYHKNLVNLIGYCRQSIMALVYEYMPGGTLTDHLYGVARLVKPLDWNTRLTIAQQTADGLLYLHQGCYPPIIHRDIKCSNILLDNRMSAKVADFGISKLVESSKGYTITEVKGSMGYLDPEYFATSSLNEKTDVYSFGVVLLEIISGVSPKDGTVQSAHNLLSCGKLAELMDSSLGSRYNVESAWKVADIAYQCVEKESTNRPKMSAVVKELEEAVTLASGEKSDSASNTMAFSNIGDMPSPR; encoded by the exons ATGTCAGGCATGGGGTTGACAAGTATGTGCTTGTTGCTCTTCACAATTTTCACTGGATTGTTCAGTTTCACACTCTCAAATCCAGATG GTTCAGGGTTCCTTAACATCAACTGTGGCGCCATCGATAACGTAACAGATGATAATGGCCTACTGTGGATTTCCGATTCCCCTTTCATTAATTCTCGCAACACTTCGACGACGCGTACATCAGAAACCATGTACTTGCAGTTCTGGACATTAGCCTATTTTCCGAATCTGACTGTGAAGAAATATTGCTACCTGTTCCCTGTCAAGCCCGGTCTAAATTACCTAGTTAGAGCATCTTTTGGTCCAGATTACACCGTTCCTTTGGCAAGATTCTTTGACATAGTTATCGAGGGAATCAAGTGGTCTAAAGTCGACCTATCTGGTTTAGACAATACGACTTTCCGATGTGACATTATCATCTTGGCCGCCAAAAGTGATAGTCTGAGTTTATGCCTTGCGCGCAATTCTCAAACAGAACGAAATCATTATGTTTTCATTTCAAGCATTGAACTGCGGCCACTCGAATCTTCTATGTATAATTCAACGGATTTCCAAAAGAATGCCTTAGATGTAGTAGGTAGCATAAATTTCGGTGCATATTCTGACTCACTACA GTACCCGGACGATCCATTTGACCGCCTCTGGTCATCGTCAGTAGCACTGAACAGCACAGTCAATATTACCGCTAATGACGATCAGACAAAATCGTTAGGAAGGGAGTTAGTAAATAAACCACCCCTGAACGTACTGAGGACTGCCATTGGGACGGAAGGAGTCACGAATATAACTCTTTCAGACATATTTGATGATATCTCTGAACCAGGAGTTTACTCTTTTGCACTTTATTTCTGCAACATCAACATGACAAACGCCACACAGAGATTTGCTGCCTTCATTAACGAAAACCAAATATCAGATTATATAGAGCTTAAATTTTTGCAGTGCTGGCAAGCAAATAAAGATTTACAACTTAACACTTCCGATCCTATAAACATTATTTTACAACCCAGTACTATATCGGAGGTAGGACCATTCATAAATGGAGCAGAAATGTTTAGGACATTGGACGTACACACAACCACATACTTCGGAGATG TGGTTGCTATCAGAAAAATAGCAGAGACGATAAATGTTCCAGACGATTGGACAAGAGGAGATCCATGTTTGCCATCTGAATATTCATCAACAGGGATAACCTGCAGCCAAGACGATCCTCCGCGAGTCATTATCAT AAATCTAACAAGAATGCGTCTCGAGGGCATCATACCTACAAATATAGCTGACTTAACAGCATTAACACAGTTG CTGCTAGGAAATAATAATTTGTCCGGCCATATTCCGGACCTCAGATTATTGAAGAATCTTACAAAACT GCAACTGCAAAACAACCAACTTACCGGAGAAATTCCAGAATCACTGGAGAAGCTTCAAATGTTAACTCAACT ATTTCTACAGGACAATAAATTGGAGGGGACCGTCTCAAAAAGATTACTGAGATCGAGCTTAGACCTTCG TGTTGATCCTCAAAATGCTATTCCAGAAGGCAGCCGCAAAATTAATGGTTGGGTGATCGGACTTTCAATTGGGTGTTCGGTAGTGTTGGTTTTAGTCATCTTTTCTGGTATTTTGTTGCGGAGGCACAAACACCCATTGGAACATCTTCTGACCACAGATGTTCCAATTTCATCTCAACAACACATATCTGCAG atgaaaatattcaaaatgatTATCACAGGCTGGCTATTGAATACACAGAGGAAGATATTAAAACTTCTACCGCTAACTATTCCACACTCATTGGTAAGGGAAGCTTTGGATCTGTATTTTATGGCAGACTTTCAGGATATGAGGTTGCGGTCAAAATACTTGGGAGTAATTCTACTCAAGGCCAGCAAGAGTTCCAGAATGAG GTAACCGTACTTTCAAGAATATATCATAAGAATCTTGTAAATCTTATTGGGTATTGCAGACAATCCATAATGGCATTGGTCTATGAATACATGCCGGGTGGAACACTGACTGATCATCTATATG GCGTCGCCAGATTGGTAAAACCGCTTGATTGGAATACGAGACTGACAATTGCTCAACAAACCGCGGATG GTTTGCTCTACCTGCATCAGGGTTGCTATCCTCCAATCATACACAGAGATATAAAGTGTAGTAATATACTGCTGGATAACAGAATGTCTGCAAAGGTAGCTGACTTTGGCATATCAAAACTGGTAGAGAGTTCCAAAGGTTATACAATAACCGAAGTGAAAGGGAGCATGGGTTATCTTGATCCTGA ATACTTCGCAACATCATCATTAAATGAGAAGACCGATGTCTACAGTTTTGGAGTGGTTTTATTGGAGATTATTTCTGGAGTATCACCCAAGGACGGAACTGTACAATCG GCACACAATCTGCTTTCATGTGGCAAACTAGCAGAGCTTATGGATTCCTCATTGGGTAGCCGATATAACGTAGAATCAGCTTGGAAAGTTGCAGACATAGCATACCAGTGCGTGGAAAAGGAGTCAACAAACAGACCCAAAATGAgtgcagtggtgaaagaattggaAGAAGCTGTGACACTTGCATCTGGTGAAAAAAGCGATTCTGCTTCAAATACCATGGCCTTTTCTAATATTGGTGACATGCCCAGCCCTAGGTAG